Below is a window of Camelina sativa cultivar DH55 chromosome 11, Cs, whole genome shotgun sequence DNA.
aagTCATAATTAATTGAGCACAAACGAAAAGGCAACTCACTATGTTCCCTTGAATAAGGTGTGCTCAAGAATACCCTCAACCCCTCCAAGAGCTTGGATGACATCAGTTCGATAATTGTTTAAGTTCCACAGTTTACCATCATGCCTCTGGTGTGTCCACCAGAAAGGATTTTGTTTCAGGGCTTGGTACTGTTTGAAGTCGGTCCGGACCCTCCAACCTTTATCATACGCTAAAGTGTGCCTATCCTTCTGAAACAGCGTATTTATGCGAGGAATTCCCCTATCCCAAGAGTCctgtcaaatattttttaacatgaGTTTAAAACTCCAAATCNNNNNNNNNNNNNNNNNNNNNNNNNNNNNNNNNNNNNNNNNNNNNNNNNNNNNNNNNNNNNNNNNNNNNNNNNNNNNNNNNNNNNNNNNNNNNNNNNNNNNNNNNNNNNNNNNNNNNNNNNNNNNNNNNNNNNNNNNNNNNNNNNNNNNNNNNNNNNNNNNNNNNNNNNNNNNNNNNNNNNNNNNNNNNNNNNNNNNNNNNNNNNNNNNNNNNNNNNNNNNNNNNNNNNNNNNNNNNNNNNNNNNNNNNNNNNNNNNNNNNNNNNNNNNNNNNNNNNNNNNNNNNNNNNNNNNNNNNNNNNNNNNNNNNNNNNNNNNNNNNNNNNNNNNNNNNNNNNNNNNNNNNNNNNNNNNNNNNNNNNNNNNNNNNNNNNNNNNNNNNNNNNNNNNNNNNNNNNNNNNNNNNNNNNNNNNNNNNNNNNNNNNNNNNNNNNNNNNNNNNNNNNNNNNNNNNNNNNNNNNNNNNNNNNNNNNNNNNNNNNNNNNNNNNNNNNNNNNNNNNNNNNNNNNNNNNNNNNNNNNNNNNNNNNNNNNNNNNNNNNNNNNNNNNNNNNNNNNNNNNNNNNNNNNNNNNNNNNNNNNNNNNNNNNNNNNNNNNNNNNNNNNNNNNNNNNNNNNNNNNNNNNNNNNNNNNNNNNNNNNNNNNNNNNNNNNNNNNNNNNNNNNNNNNNNNNNNNNNNNNNNNNNNNNNNNNNNNNNNNNNNNNNNNNNNNNNNNNNNNNNNNNNNNNNNNNNNNNNNNNNNNNNNNNNNNNNNNNNNNNNNNNNNNNNNNNNNNNNNNNNNNNNNNNNNNNNNNNNNNNNNNNNNNNNNNNNNNNNNNNNNNNNNNNNNNNNNNNNNNNNNNNNNNNNNNNNNNNNNNNNNNNNNNNNNNNNNNNNNNNNNNNNNNNNNNNNNNNNNNNNNNNNNNNNNNNNNNNNNNNNNNNNNNNNNNNNNNNNNNNNNNNNNNNNNNNNNNNNNNNNNNNNNNNNNNNNNNNNNNNNNNNNNNNNNNNNNNNNNNNNNNNNNNNNNNNNNNNNNNNNNNNNNNNNNNNNNNNNNNNNNNNNNNNNNNNNNNNNNNNNNNNNNNNNNNNNNNNNNNNNNNNNNNNNNNNNNNNNNNNNNNNNNNNNNNNNNNNNNNNNNNNNNNNNNNNNNNNNNNNNNNNNNNNNNNNNNNNNNNNNNNNNNNNNNNNNNNNNNNNNNNNNNNNNNNNNNNNNNNNNNNNNNNNNNNNNNNNNNNNNNNNNNNNNNNNNNNNNNNNNNNNNNNNNNNNNNNNNNNNNNNNNNNNNNNNNNNNNNNNNNNNNNNNNNNNNNNNNNNNNNNNNNNNNNNNNNNNNNNNNNNNNNNNNNNNNNNNNNNNNNNNNNNNNNNNNNNNNNNNNNNNNNNNNNNNNNNNNNNNNNNNNNNNNNNNNNNNNNNNNNNNNNNNNNNNNNNNNNNNNNNNNNNNNNNNNNNNNNNNNNNNNNNNNNNNNNNNNNNNNNNNNNNNNNNNNNNNNNNNNNNNNNNNNNNNNNNNNNNNNNNNNNNNNNNNNNNNNNNNNNNNNNNNNNNNNNNNNNNNNNNNNNNNNNNNNNNNNNNNNNNNNNNNNNNNNNNNNNNNNNNNNNNNNNNNNNNNNNNNNNNNNNNNNNNNNNNNNNNNNNNNNNNNNNNNNNNNNNNNNNNNNNNNNNNNNNNNNNNNNNNNNNNNNNNNNNNNNNNNNNNNNNNNNNNNNNNNNNNNNNNNNNNNNNNNNNNNNNNNNNNNNNNNNNNNNNNNNNNNNNNNNNNNNNNNNNNNNNNNNNNNNNNNNNNNNNNNNNNNNNNNNCATGCTAGCCAAACATTATTAAACATCATCGGTACTACCAGAAGAAAAGCGCTTAGGATATACCTATCAGAGCCGTATTCCATTTATTGACGATTTTGGTAAATGTGGTTGACCCTGATGACATAAGGATCTGCCTAACACGATTCTCAAACACCTTCATGTGTTCATCATCAACCCGCAGAAAAGCAACTGCAGTCCTCTCTTTGGTTAGTTCATTCTGCAGATTCCAGACCCCATCCCTCGTGTTGCTGAAAGCTTCTTGGCCCATCCTGATTTTTGGAAGTATGCGGACTTCAAAACCACACCTGCAGGCAAGAATACAAACCCCAGTCACTATAAGCAGCACTACCAAACTATGACAAAAACAAAGGCCTAGCTAATTTATAACAGCTGGACTTGAAAACTTAGACAAAACGCGTACATGCTGAAAAGCAGGTTTGGATTATCCTTGCTGTAAACGGAGACAAAGCCACTCTCCCACTCCAAGGTTGTGATGCACCGAGGAAGACGATTCTTCATATCCCAGAAGACACTTCTACCAAGATTGACTGCAAGATGAAAAAATAATGAGACAACATTCGGTGCATAAATGATGGTcgatcaaaaaataaaaacggaACATACCATCATGTTTCATCAACCTCATCCTTGCATCTCTTGGCCAGCACTTTTTATTGTTATATCCCACCATGTTTTCATTGTTGGGATCAGGATTCTCGGTTAGATGACGTTGAATAAGATCCCGAGCCTCTTCATGGGtaaatttaaacattatatGCACTTTGTCTATATAACGAGAATACAGTCTTATGGGATGACGTGTCTCAACTTTTGTATCCCAATAGGTCATAAACTCATTAGGCCTCTGCGATGGCCCCGCAATTTCACTCGCTCGAGTCAAACCAAGAAGCAAAAGATCTAGCACTAGTCCATAAAATTGAACAACAAACGATGCAAACTGCAGTCCCCTAATGAGTCCATACGTATTAGTATAGCTCATATCCTTGTAAGACAGCACCACGTTATTCTTGCCAGTCACATAGTTTGCAAGCTTGGGGTCAAGAACCAAACGAAGAAGGCTGAAAGAAATATAACAGAAAAGAACGTGTTACTCCACAAATTCTAGGTTTTATGTAAATAATCACTATGCATTTTATAGAGATATACCTGTTCAACACTGTAAAGTCAATCTTCTCAAAGAGTTTTTCAAACTTCGTCTGGAGCATCACCACACACTGACCATCACCTGTGTCCCATATGCCTTGCAAATTATTGATACCTTGACACCATTTGTAAACCAGAAGCGGTGGAGGCTCTGAGTCTGCAGGTTTTATCCAGTTGGGAAACAAGTGGCGCTTGTCACCCTCGTACCACAAATATTGATCAAGATAGGCATCAGTAATTTTCTCTAGGGGATCAATTTGATAGGCATCAGTAATTGATCCATAAATTCTATGCCAACctgcagaaagaaaaaagtaataacCATCAGAATAATGTCGTGACTTAAGACGCATGTTCATAAAACTGCTCCAGAATAAGTGAATTCAACTCACTTCTTTGAAACTATGCTGAGTGAGAAGATGACGCTTTATTCGCATTAGAGCTTCATGAGGATTGTCATAAGCCTGTTCAATTAAACCAAGCTCTTCTCTCTGCTGCTGATTCAACTTCACAGCTGCACTATATGATTCTTTCAGTCTCTCAAGGGCCAAGATAAGCAACTTTGTGTCATGTTTATATGATAACGGGGGGAAAGGGATTGGTGAAAATTTTCTAGACTCCAGCCAATTAACAGTGGTGCTATATATTGCAATTCCTTCATCGGCAGTGACATATGGACCATCTTTCTGAAAATTATGCTGTCGTTCCTGCAAAAATGTTACAACGAGAAAATATTACAAACTAGAAAATCTAGAATAAAAGAATAATCAAAACAGTttgttaaaataagaacaattcGACCAGATCAATAAACGGAGCCTCTTCATAAGCATCTGAATNAGAACGTGTTACTCCGGAAATTCTaggttttatgtatataatcaCTATGCATTTTATAGAGATGTACCTGTTCAACACTGTAAGATCAATCTTCTCAAAGAGTTTTTCAAGCTTCGTCTGGAGCATCACCACACACTGACCATCACCTGTGTCCCATATGNACGCGGACAgtcaaaaatcaagaaaaaagagataaaattaaAGGAAAGCAATCCCATCCTTGagcaacacaaaaacaaatccgTTATAAACGCAAGAGCTAACCTGGCATTGCATCAAGGACATCATGCATGACAGCAGCTCGAAGCTCCAAATCAAAATGGCTTTCAACTCTCTGTTTTGTGACAGTTTTGGCCACTCCCTTTGAGTGACGCCCCTCAAATTGACGTGCAAGCAGGTTGCCTAACCATCGTTCTAGAAGAGGAACTACTCCGCGAAGGAAAAACAACCATACCCTCCACATTGGAGCCCAAAATCCACACCCTGGTCCTTTACCCACAGGACCGGTATTGAAACGGTAATACATCAAGTGTTTCAAATCCTTGCACATCCTGATTTGTCTCATAAGTCTGTACTTATAACGGTACATACCCGTCAATTGGCCAACATGGGAGAAAATATATTGCAGGCCATCAGCCAATTGAAAGGCATCAACATTACCAAGTCGGAACTGGACATTTGCATCAACTACAAGTTTTGTCAACCGGAGGATCTCACGGCAGAGATGAAAAGCGTTCCCAAAACGTGACTTCTTCCGCTCCTTGGTTGTCAGAGTTTTCACAGGCTTGAGGTTGAAGTTATAATCAAGGTGGAGGTAGTTCAAACTCTTCCTGTGAATCAACAGGTTCAGCATATTATGACCCTGCCGGCAGACTTGCAGACCAACTTCAACCCAATCCAGTTCGGTGCTCTGGAAAAACTTTGTAGCTGCAAGAGATTGGAACAAGTGCTTCTTACTCTGAGCCTTAGGTGGTCTATGGTGCAGCTCATTCAACACATAACATTTCAAAAGCTTCTGGTAACTAACACGAACTTTGACTGGATATGCTGGAGGACTGCAATAAATGAGATCACTAGACGTTAGAATACTGACTAGAAAATTTCAAAGGGGAAAGAGAACTTACGTAGCATCAGAAAAATGAGCTTACCAGTGCTCCTTAAACCACTCTGCAACAAGGGGTATATCTTCTGCCCGCCGAGTCCTCCCAGACCTCATATTGAAAGGCCGAGGGGCAAACAACAATGAAATGCCAGCAGCTGTAGTGTCAGTGTAGAGTGGGGAGTTTTTCACCAACGGTTCCACTCCTTCTGGTAACACAAagtcatcctcatcatcatcaaaaccatTACTTTGGCGCTGTTTCTTATTAGTGTTATTTGAGTTACTTATTGGGTGAATTAGTGGATCATAATAGAACGCAGGAAGATCAGGATCCTCAGTCTTTATGTACATAACCATAGGAACGTGATAGACACAGAGCTTTACTTTCCTGGGCCTATTATTGTACAGATGGGGGAAAGCTACTCTGTACTCAGTTCGCAAAGGGGATCGAATGATAAGCTTGTCGATGTCATTAAATTCATTCCAGTCCTCATCCCCTTTCTCCATATCACGATGCAAAGGCTCAAACTTAGGACCGCCTGGAAAAAAGTACTGGAATGcataagaaaaagagaacagAAGGACAGCAGctcaaaaagaatatataagatataGAGAGCAGAGAAGGACGATCGTGTAACCTGGTATGCACATGTTCAGTGCCTTTGCTGTGAAGAAGGATGGCATGTCAAACAAGTAGAAGTAGTTGCGATCAACCAAATCAGACAACAACTGGGCTGCAAGTCTGTGAAGGGTTGACATAATTGGAAGTGAGAGATTCCACGTCCGGTAACTTGGACCATTGATCAGTTTAGTTTTCACAAGTGGCTTGTGGTCGTAAAACCAAGAGTATACAGCagaatcttcttcctcgtcaagcTCCAACTGAATAGGCTCCAGGGGATCCACGTCCAACAGGTTATCAGCATAGTCTAGAGGGGGCTCCTCATCATCAAATGGTGGAAAACGCATTCTCTTGAAATGACGACGATCCCTCTTCTCCCTTCTCATCATTATCCACATAGAACCCCACTGAAAACCAGAGACAAGGAAAGAACCATCACTCCCAGAAATTCAAAAATGCACATATACagaagtaaagagagagagagagagaggttatcATCCACCCACTAGGCTCCACAACCCATGGAATCTCGTTCACAAAAGTAATAGCTCCAGTGATATGATACAAGACCTTCACGTCTCGGACCTGGAAGGAATCTGAGTATAAAAATTTTGAGCAGagcacaaaaaaaactaaagcgaGATAGATATCCTTGTAAACTAAATGAGTACCTGCTGCCAGGGCATAGGCATATTCTCCAGGAGCTTAAAAACAGCGTGAGGGACGAACTTAAGTGCTCCAAGATACACTCGTTTATCAAGACGGTGTTTCTTCGATGACATATCACCATGAGCCCTAAATCAATTAGAATGTTAATAAATTTCAATCCCAAAGTAAACCCTAACCTAAAATTGGGAAATCGATAGtgacaaaaatagaaactcGCCTGATGATCTTCCTAACGTGCTCATGTGGCATGTCTTCCTTCTGAGTTTCCACGAACCCAAACTTTCTCTTCTCGCCGTACCGTTTGGAATTTAGCTGCATCCATACTCTGGCTTTCTTCTCAAGCTTCGCCTCCACCTCCTCGAGATTCGGTTCCGTCGGAAGATTCCGATTAGGAAACTCAGCGGGCTGTGCCGGTGTCAGCATCCTTGAACTGTCGGTACCAGGAGGAGCTAAAGCCACACCATCGTTGTTCCACATAGCTTCAGATTTCAAACCCAAAACGCACAGCGAAATCTAAGAGGAGGAAAACCTAAAAAGCCCCGTGCGAGCCTTGATGAGCacgaaaaataaaaaccctaaatcaccGTCGTCGGGGTGAGGTGAGGTCGGTAAGAAGACGATTATTAACAGACCTCAATGTATATAAATAGGGTGAAAAACTTAATAATGTCGGTTATTCGACCCTTGTGACTCTACTAGAGTAATAGAACATTCGAGCAAAGTAATTGGGCCTTTTGGTATCTGAAATTGGGCCGGATATATGTGCACATAGCCTTAACCGTCGTGTGGGTAATTCAGTAAAATTAGGGCAAGTCAACGAAAaccagactttttttttatgtcgatcaattaaaaaaagttacctTTTTTAACTTTGCCGAGAAAATcaaagacagaagaagaagaagaagaagaatagcgaaaaaaaaggcaaaaacatgaagacgacgacgaagactCCGATCCACGCGGTGTGGTCATGGGTCAGGAGGCAACCTCCGAAGGTGAAGGCTTTTCTCGCCGTGGTCACTGGCATGGCGACTTTGGTTCTTCTCAGATTCATTGTTGTCGATCACGACAATCTCTTTGTTGCCGCTGAGGCTGTTCATTCCATCGGGATCTGTGTTCTCATCTACAAACTCATGAAGGAGAAGACCTGTGCTGGTTCAAttctatctctctttttcttttcttcaccaTCCAATTCAATTAATTCTAGGGTTTTTCAACTACTATGTATTCGTCCGTTCCTAGCAAAATTACTTGTCAACGTCACAGCTCTCTCTTGTTTCTTCCTCAATAAAATTTTGGCCTTTGATCAGGATTTCATTGGTTTACCACTATTAGCAATATAGCCGTAAGCTCATGACTTTGTGAATgtggtttattttattttgcaggaTTGTCACTGAAATCTCAGGAGCTTACGGCTATTTTTCTAGCGGTTAGGCTGTATTGCAGCTTTGTTATGGAATATGATATACATACCATTCTCGACTTGGCTACTTTGGGAACTACTCTCTGGGTTATCTTTATGATCCGTTTTAAGCTTAGAGCTAGTTACATGGAGGATAAAGACAACTTTGCTCTCTATTATGTGGTAAGTCTCTCTGGTTGACTTGTTTATCACTATAAGCTTTGCAGTAacaatgattttgattttgattttgtttttttttcagcttgTGCCCTGTGTTGTGTTAGCTGTGTTGATTCATCCATCGACCTCCCATAACATATTAAACAGGATTTCGTGGGCATTATGTGTATACCTTGAAGCTGTTTCGGTCCTGCCTCAGCTTCGAGTGATGCAGAACACAAAGGTCACAGCTTTATTTTCACTATGGCAAATTTGAGAACTGAACGGAAAACGCATTTGTTTTACTCTCTCCACATCTATTTGGTTGTTTCAGATTGTTGAACCCTTCACGGCTCATTATGTTTTCGCACTTGGAGTAGCAAGGTTCCTTAGCTGTGCCCACTGGGTTTTACAGGTTAGTTTTGATCCATTAGCAGTTCTGATGCTCGATTGGATCAATTACATTGAAAGATAATTTCGAATGCTGAAAGTGGTCTTGTACAATCTCTAATGTGTTGAAAACAGGTTGTGGACACGCGGGGACGGTTGCTTGTAGCATTGGGTTATGGATTGTGGCCATCAATGGTTCTCATCTCAGAAATTGTTCAAACATTCATCTTGGCAGATTTCTGTTACTACTACGTCAAGAGGTACACGTTTAC
It encodes the following:
- the LOC104720791 gene encoding putative ER lumen protein-retaining receptor C28H8.4 yields the protein MKTTTKTPIHAVWSWVRRQPPKVKAFLAVVTGMATLVLLRFIVVDHDNLFVAAEAVHSIGICVLIYKLMKEKTCAGLSLKSQELTAIFLAVRLYCSFVMEYDIHTILDLATLGTTLWVIFMIRFKLRASYMEDKDNFALYYVLVPCVVLAVLIHPSTSHNILNRISWALCVYLEAVSVLPQLRVMQNTKIVEPFTAHYVFALGVARFLSCAHWVLQVVDTRGRLLVALGYGLWPSMVLISEIVQTFILADFCYYYVKSVFGGQLVLRLPSGVV